A DNA window from Argiope bruennichi chromosome X2, qqArgBrue1.1, whole genome shotgun sequence contains the following coding sequences:
- the LOC129960368 gene encoding guanylate cyclase soluble subunit beta-1-like isoform X1: MYGFVNHALELLIVRNFGEEMWEKIKEEADVVMEGQFLVRIIYEDEITYQLVFAAEKCLGIKAADILELFGRMFFDFCQESGYDRILKVLGATPRDFLQNLDALHDHLATIYPGMRAPSFRCTERPEDGTLILHYYSERAGLEPIVIGLVKAVASKLHNTEVEVEVVQQKSVTCDHVQFAITDRNAAKSQADQDTEEFEALSKENKISPATFCRAFPFHIMFDREHFVRQAGTSVARVLPALTHPTCQVNDLFQLVRPHVSFTFNNILAHINTVFVLKTSDKENNDQGMRLKGQMLYIPETDYMLFLCSPSVLNLDDLNRRGLYLSDIPLHDATRDLVLLSEHFVAEYKLTKNLEILTDKLQNTYRELEDEKKKTDKLLYSILPPSVANELRHHRPVPAKKYEAVTILFSGIVGFTQYCSKNSDSTGARKIVELLNKIYTTFDVLTDPKKNPNVYKVETVGDKYMAVSGLPEPCGSHAKCIARLALDFMDLSKQVTTEEGDPLEITIGIHSGEVVTGVIGKRMPRYCLFGNTVNLTSRTETTGASGKINVSEDAYSYLMKPENFDPQFHFEYRGLVTMKGKKEPMKVWFLSRKENSSAGNQQE, encoded by the exons ATG TATGGATTCGTCAATCATGCTCTTGAACTACTCATCGTGCGCAATTTTGGAGAAGAAATGTGGGAAAAAATTaa gGAAGAAGCGGATGTTGTAATGGAGGGACAATTTTTAGTCCGCATTATTTATGAGGATGAAATCACCTACCAACTTGTTTTTGCAGCTGAAAAATGTCTCG GGATCAAAGCTGCTGATATTCTCGAGCTTTTCGGCCGGATGTTTTTCGATTTTTGTCAAGAATCTGGTTACGAtcgaattttaaaagtattgggAGCCACACCAAgagatttccttcaaaatttggaTGCCCTTCATGATCATTTGGCGACCATTTATCCGGGAATGCGAGCTCCTTCTTTCCGATGCACGGAAAGGCCTGAAGATGGGACTTTGATCTTGCACTATTATTCGGAAAGAGCTGGTTTAGAACCCATTGTGATCGGTTTAGTAAAG GCTGTCGCTTCTAAGTTGCATAACACCGAAGTAGAAGTAGAAGTGGTGCAACAAAAGAGTGTCACTTGTGATCATGTTCAATTTGCAATCACTGATCGGAATGCAGCTAAAAGTCAAGCTGATCAAGACACGGAAGAATTTGAAGCActgtcaaaagaaaacaaaatcagtCCAGCTACTTTTTGCAGAGCTTTTCCTTTCCACATCATGTTTGACCGCGAGCATTTCGTCAGGCAGGCTGGAACGTCTGTGGCAAGAGTTCTGCCAGCTCTTACGCACCCAACTTGTCAAGTGAACGACCTGTTCCAATTGGTTCGACCTCATGTGAGCTTCACCTTCAACAACATCTTAGCTCACATCAACACtgtgtttgttttaaaaacttcGGATAAAGAAAACAATGACCAGGG catgaGACTTAAAGGACAAATGCTTTATATTCCTGAAACTGATTATATGCTGTTCCTGTGTTCTCCGAGTGTTCTGAATTTGGATGATCTTAACCGAAGAGGTCTCTACTTAAGCGATATCCCACTCCATGATGCTACGAGGGATCTGGTTTTGCTGTCTGAACATTTTGTTGCAGAGTACAAGCTGacgaaaaatttggaaattctgaCCGATAAGCTCCAGAATACATACCGAGAATTAGAAGATGAGAAAAAGAAGACTGACAA aCTCCTCTACTCCATCTTGCCACCATCGGTCGCCAATGAGCTCCGTCATCATCGACCTGTACCAGCTAAGAAATACGAAGCCGTTACTATTCTCTTCAGTGGCATCGTTGGTTTCACCCAGTATTGTTCGAAAAATTCCGACTCGACCGGAGCTCGGAAAATAGTGGAACTGCTTAATAAAATCTACACCACTTTTGATGTACTGACTGATCCAAAGAAAAATCCCAATGTTTATAAG GTAGAAACAGTTGGTGATAAGTATATGGCTGTCAGTGGCTTACCAGAGCCATGTGGAAGTCATGCCAAATGCATTGCACGTTTGGCTTTGGATTTCATGGATCTTTCGAAGCAAGTGACGACTGAAGAAGGAGATCCCCTG GAAATTACAATTGGAATCCACAGTGGAGAAGTAGTGACAGGTGTCATTGGAAAGCGAATGCCGCGTTATTGTCTCTTTGGGAATACTGTCAATCTTACTAGCAGAACTGAGACGACAGGCGCatctggaaaaataaatgtatctgaAGATGCTTACAG tTATTTGATGAAACCAGAAAATTTTGATCCTCAGTTTCATTTCGAATATCGTGGGCTTGTGACGATGAAAGGAAAGAAGGAACCAATGAAGGTTTGGTTCCTTTCGAGAAAAGAAAATAGCTCGGCAGGTAACCAACAGGAATGA
- the LOC129960368 gene encoding guanylate cyclase soluble subunit beta-1-like isoform X2 — MYGFVNHALELLIVRNFGEEMWEKIKEEADVVMEGQFLVRIIYEDEITYQLVFAAEKCLGIKAADILELFGRMFFDFCQESGYDRILKVLGATPRDFLQNLDALHDHLATIYPGMRAPSFRCTERPEDGTLILHYYSERAGLEPIVIGLVKAVASKLHNTEVEVEVVQQKSVTCDHVQFAITDRNAAKSQADQDTEEFEALSKENKISPATFCRAFPFHIMFDREHFVRQAGTSVARVLPALTHPTCQVNDLFQLVRPHVSFTFNNILAHINTVFVLKTSDKENNDQGMRLKGQMLYIPETDYMLFLCSPSVLNLDDLNRRGLYLSDIPLHDATRDLVLLSEHFVAEYKLTKNLEILTDKLQNTYRELEDEKKKTDKLLYSILPPSVANELRHHRPVPAKKYEAVTILFSGIVGFTQYCSKNSDSTGARKIVELLNKIYTTFDVLTDPKKNPNVYKVETVGDKYMAVSGLPEPCGSHAKCIARLALDFMDLSKQVTTEEGDPLEGKLLRRIYGKILFCKLIHELLISLLQRRWNKEHF, encoded by the exons ATG TATGGATTCGTCAATCATGCTCTTGAACTACTCATCGTGCGCAATTTTGGAGAAGAAATGTGGGAAAAAATTaa gGAAGAAGCGGATGTTGTAATGGAGGGACAATTTTTAGTCCGCATTATTTATGAGGATGAAATCACCTACCAACTTGTTTTTGCAGCTGAAAAATGTCTCG GGATCAAAGCTGCTGATATTCTCGAGCTTTTCGGCCGGATGTTTTTCGATTTTTGTCAAGAATCTGGTTACGAtcgaattttaaaagtattgggAGCCACACCAAgagatttccttcaaaatttggaTGCCCTTCATGATCATTTGGCGACCATTTATCCGGGAATGCGAGCTCCTTCTTTCCGATGCACGGAAAGGCCTGAAGATGGGACTTTGATCTTGCACTATTATTCGGAAAGAGCTGGTTTAGAACCCATTGTGATCGGTTTAGTAAAG GCTGTCGCTTCTAAGTTGCATAACACCGAAGTAGAAGTAGAAGTGGTGCAACAAAAGAGTGTCACTTGTGATCATGTTCAATTTGCAATCACTGATCGGAATGCAGCTAAAAGTCAAGCTGATCAAGACACGGAAGAATTTGAAGCActgtcaaaagaaaacaaaatcagtCCAGCTACTTTTTGCAGAGCTTTTCCTTTCCACATCATGTTTGACCGCGAGCATTTCGTCAGGCAGGCTGGAACGTCTGTGGCAAGAGTTCTGCCAGCTCTTACGCACCCAACTTGTCAAGTGAACGACCTGTTCCAATTGGTTCGACCTCATGTGAGCTTCACCTTCAACAACATCTTAGCTCACATCAACACtgtgtttgttttaaaaacttcGGATAAAGAAAACAATGACCAGGG catgaGACTTAAAGGACAAATGCTTTATATTCCTGAAACTGATTATATGCTGTTCCTGTGTTCTCCGAGTGTTCTGAATTTGGATGATCTTAACCGAAGAGGTCTCTACTTAAGCGATATCCCACTCCATGATGCTACGAGGGATCTGGTTTTGCTGTCTGAACATTTTGTTGCAGAGTACAAGCTGacgaaaaatttggaaattctgaCCGATAAGCTCCAGAATACATACCGAGAATTAGAAGATGAGAAAAAGAAGACTGACAA aCTCCTCTACTCCATCTTGCCACCATCGGTCGCCAATGAGCTCCGTCATCATCGACCTGTACCAGCTAAGAAATACGAAGCCGTTACTATTCTCTTCAGTGGCATCGTTGGTTTCACCCAGTATTGTTCGAAAAATTCCGACTCGACCGGAGCTCGGAAAATAGTGGAACTGCTTAATAAAATCTACACCACTTTTGATGTACTGACTGATCCAAAGAAAAATCCCAATGTTTATAAG GTAGAAACAGTTGGTGATAAGTATATGGCTGTCAGTGGCTTACCAGAGCCATGTGGAAGTCATGCCAAATGCATTGCACGTTTGGCTTTGGATTTCATGGATCTTTCGAAGCAAGTGACGACTGAAGAAGGAGATCCCCTG GAAGGGAAGTTATTACGAAGAATATACGGAAAGATACTATTCTGCAAACTTATACACGAACTTTTAATATCTCTTCTACAAAGACGTTGGAATAAAGAGCATttttga